A single genomic interval of Microbacterium oleivorans harbors:
- the lysS gene encoding lysine--tRNA ligase → MSDAPAPTTDDVDDVIEQKAVRLAKRERLLNERTDAAGGAYPVAVAVTDTIPALRRRYADLEAGAETGITASVAGRVVFSRNTGKLCFAALQSGDGSRIQAMVSLAEVGEESLQAWKELVDLGDHVSVTGQVISSRRGELSIMVSAWQIAAKALLPLPNLHSELSEESRVRSRFLDLIVRDTARETVVARAKVNASLRRTFDQHDFLEVETPMLQVQHGGAAARPFVTHSNAFDTELFLRIAPELFLKRAVVGGIDRVFEINRNFRNEGADSTHSPEFAMLEAYQAYSDYNGIADLTQELIQNAAIAVAGSTTVTWADGTEFDLGGQWDRISMYDSLSDAAGCVITPGTSLADLQALAAEVGVVVPEKVATHGKLVEELWEHFVKDGLERPTFVMDFPVDTSPLVREHRTIAGVVEKWDLYVRGFELATGYSELVDPVIQRERFVEQAKLAARGDDEAMRVDEEFLRALEHGMPPTGGMGMGIDRLLMAITGLGIRETILFPLVK, encoded by the coding sequence ATGAGCGACGCGCCCGCGCCCACCACCGACGACGTCGACGATGTCATCGAGCAGAAAGCCGTCCGCCTCGCCAAGCGCGAGCGTCTGCTGAACGAACGGACGGATGCCGCCGGCGGCGCCTACCCCGTCGCCGTCGCGGTCACCGACACCATCCCGGCGCTCCGCCGGCGCTACGCCGACCTCGAGGCCGGAGCCGAGACCGGGATCACCGCCTCCGTCGCCGGACGCGTCGTCTTCAGCCGCAACACCGGCAAGCTCTGCTTCGCCGCGCTGCAGTCGGGCGACGGCAGCCGCATCCAGGCCATGGTCTCGCTCGCCGAGGTCGGCGAGGAGTCGCTGCAGGCCTGGAAGGAGCTCGTCGACCTCGGCGACCACGTCTCGGTCACCGGACAGGTCATCTCGAGTCGTCGCGGCGAGCTGTCGATCATGGTCTCGGCCTGGCAGATCGCCGCCAAGGCCCTGCTGCCGCTGCCGAACCTGCACTCCGAGCTCAGCGAGGAGAGTCGCGTGCGCTCGCGGTTCCTCGACCTCATCGTGCGCGACACCGCCCGCGAGACCGTCGTGGCCCGCGCGAAGGTCAACGCGTCGCTGCGCCGCACCTTCGACCAGCACGACTTCCTCGAGGTCGAGACGCCGATGCTGCAGGTGCAGCACGGCGGCGCGGCCGCGCGCCCGTTCGTCACGCACTCGAACGCGTTCGACACCGAGCTGTTCCTGCGCATCGCGCCCGAGCTCTTCCTCAAGCGTGCCGTCGTCGGCGGCATCGACCGGGTGTTCGAGATCAATCGCAACTTCCGCAACGAGGGGGCCGACTCCACGCACAGCCCGGAGTTCGCGATGCTCGAGGCCTACCAGGCCTACAGCGACTACAACGGCATCGCCGACCTGACGCAGGAGCTCATCCAGAACGCCGCGATCGCCGTCGCAGGATCGACCACCGTCACGTGGGCCGACGGCACCGAGTTCGACCTCGGCGGCCAGTGGGACCGCATCTCGATGTACGACTCGCTGTCCGACGCGGCCGGGTGCGTCATCACGCCCGGGACCTCGCTCGCCGACCTGCAGGCGCTCGCCGCCGAGGTGGGGGTCGTCGTGCCCGAGAAGGTCGCCACGCACGGCAAGCTCGTCGAGGAGCTGTGGGAGCACTTCGTCAAGGACGGACTCGAGCGGCCGACGTTCGTCATGGACTTCCCCGTCGACACGAGCCCGCTCGTGCGCGAGCACCGCACGATCGCCGGTGTGGTCGAGAAGTGGGATCTGTACGTCCGCGGCTTCGAGCTCGCCACCGGCTACTCGGAGCTCGTCGACCCCGTCATCCAGCGCGAACGCTTCGTCGAGCAGGCGAAGCTCGCCGCACGCGGCGACGACGAGGCGATGCGGGTGGACGAGGAGTTCCTGCGCGCGCTCGAGCACGGCATGCCGCCGACGGGCGGCATGGGCATGGGCATCGACCGCCTGCTGATGGCGATCACGGGTCTGGGCATCCGCGAGACGATCCTCTTCCCCCTCGTCAAATGA
- a CDS encoding formylglycine-generating enzyme family protein yields MSDVELARIPSGELPVAGAGRGPRVASFEIGVYPVTEEQVGEVLGVTASHPRRPAVAVSWLRAVRFCNALSEWEGLDSAYAVDGDEVRWYDDSDGFRLPTELEWEYACRAGSGASYYGPLAEIAWTASDGVSSPQPVGGRHPNLFGLFDTLGNVSEWCWDLFAPATGSRDRVFRGGGFADAPASVRAGTRRGAPPSSTHDDIGLRVARGPVAGSGLAPA; encoded by the coding sequence GTGAGCGACGTCGAGCTGGCCCGCATCCCCTCGGGCGAGCTGCCGGTCGCGGGCGCCGGTCGCGGGCCGAGGGTCGCATCCTTCGAGATCGGCGTCTACCCGGTGACGGAGGAGCAGGTGGGCGAGGTGCTCGGGGTCACCGCCTCGCACCCCCGGCGTCCGGCGGTGGCGGTGTCGTGGCTGAGGGCCGTGCGCTTCTGCAACGCGCTCTCGGAGTGGGAGGGGCTCGACTCCGCCTACGCGGTCGACGGCGACGAGGTGCGCTGGTACGACGACTCCGACGGCTTCCGGCTGCCGACCGAGCTGGAGTGGGAGTACGCCTGCCGCGCGGGTTCGGGCGCCTCGTACTACGGACCGCTCGCCGAGATCGCCTGGACGGCGTCGGACGGTGTCTCATCGCCGCAGCCCGTCGGCGGCCGGCATCCGAACCTCTTCGGGCTCTTCGACACGCTCGGCAACGTCTCGGAGTGGTGCTGGGACCTCTTCGCGCCCGCGACCGGGTCGCGCGACCGGGTGTTCCGCGGCGGCGGGTTCGCGGATGCTCCCGCGTCGGTGCGTGCCGGCACCCGTCGCGGCGCGCCGCCGAGCAGTACCCACGACGACATCGGCCTGCGCGTCGCACGCGGGCCGGTCGCCGGTTCGGGCCTAGCCCCGGCCTAG
- a CDS encoding DUF2520 domain-containing protein: MTPGSRLGVGIIGAGRVGPVIGAALAGAGHAVTGITAGSDRERVDAVLPGVPVLDADEIVRRSELVVLAVPHEQLAPIVAGLAELGAWQVGQLVLHTDPAHGLGVLAPAAARGAIPLAVHPAIAFTGSTLDLRQLTGAYAAVTAPAAVLPIAQALAVELGCEPVVVVDADRPAYGEAIATATQFAASIVQQSADLLGQAGVPAPGRFLSTLVHSTVERALAAAGRGPGPEDELL, translated from the coding sequence ATGACGCCGGGATCGCGCCTCGGGGTCGGGATCATCGGCGCCGGACGCGTCGGACCGGTCATCGGTGCGGCGCTCGCCGGGGCCGGCCACGCGGTGACCGGCATCACGGCGGGCTCGGACCGCGAGCGGGTCGACGCGGTGCTGCCGGGGGTGCCGGTCCTCGATGCCGACGAGATCGTGCGCCGCAGCGAGCTGGTCGTGCTCGCCGTGCCGCACGAGCAGCTCGCGCCCATCGTGGCCGGGCTCGCCGAGCTCGGGGCCTGGCAGGTGGGACAGCTCGTGCTCCACACCGACCCCGCGCACGGGCTCGGGGTCCTGGCGCCGGCCGCAGCTCGCGGGGCGATCCCCCTGGCTGTGCACCCCGCGATCGCGTTCACCGGGTCCACCCTCGACCTGCGCCAGCTCACGGGCGCCTATGCCGCGGTGACCGCGCCGGCGGCCGTGCTGCCGATCGCGCAGGCGCTCGCCGTCGAGCTGGGCTGCGAGCCCGTCGTCGTCGTCGACGCCGACCGCCCCGCGTACGGCGAGGCCATCGCGACCGCGACGCAGTTCGCGGCATCGATCGTGCAGCAGTCGGCCGACCTCCTCGGGCAGGCCGGTGTTCCGGCTCCGGGGCGGTTCCTCTCGACGCTCGTGCACTCCACCGTCGAACGAGCGCTCGCCGCGGCGGGGCGCGGTCCGGGTCCCGAGGACGAGCTGCTGTGA
- a CDS encoding PH domain-containing protein, whose protein sequence is MTDPNAAPPPVGGTPDADAVGGADGIAAAAPVGEATSAPPAELVRSPLSDGEWHRLHPLTPLLRGGLALLVVLGIVVANMRDRLISIFVPALAPDAPIEEWEEYEAAGDPIGWVLANNLILIALLVTLGVLALIIGGFYLSWRFHTFRITDDDVEVRSGILSRTQRRAPLDRVQGVNLTRPAIARLLGAAKLEIVGAGADANVKLEYLSTGNAETIRADILRLASGRRLAESRAATGGGGGRPAVTDTVARGISGLIDGDDSDADEPASVVRIPAGRLIGSQAASWGTVMILAGATALAIALSQGVFWVLFAYFPALLGLGAYWIRTIVRSLRYSIAPTRDGVRVTFGLFTTVSEILPPGRIHAVEVSQSIFWRGFGWWTVRINRMTGRSAADTTTDQFTTVLPVGTLADVERVLGLILPAVSEAERAAIMSEGIRGSGSGSGGYVTTPGRARILRPLSWRRNGLAVDGDLLLLRRGIVWRRLAVLPLARMQSMALQQGPIDRALRVATLRAHTVTGPVIASVTGIDRDDAIASFERVAAVAVSAAASDRSHRWAEESASPESVPPPPARATALPPGAVPPPPYVPPTPTPPAPAADPAPAPRPAEGATDGSGPDR, encoded by the coding sequence GTGACCGACCCGAACGCCGCCCCGCCGCCCGTCGGCGGAACCCCGGATGCCGATGCCGTCGGCGGCGCGGACGGGATCGCGGCCGCTGCGCCGGTCGGCGAAGCCACGTCGGCGCCGCCCGCCGAGCTGGTGCGCTCACCCCTGAGCGACGGGGAGTGGCACCGGCTGCACCCGCTGACCCCGCTGCTGCGCGGCGGACTTGCGCTGCTCGTGGTGCTCGGCATCGTTGTGGCGAACATGCGCGACCGGCTCATCTCGATCTTCGTGCCGGCGCTCGCGCCCGACGCGCCCATCGAGGAGTGGGAGGAGTACGAGGCCGCGGGCGATCCGATCGGCTGGGTGCTGGCCAACAACCTCATCCTCATCGCCCTGCTGGTCACCCTCGGCGTGCTGGCGCTCATCATCGGCGGCTTCTACCTGTCGTGGCGGTTCCACACCTTCCGCATCACCGACGACGACGTCGAAGTGCGCAGCGGCATCCTCTCTCGGACGCAGCGGCGCGCGCCGCTCGACCGGGTGCAGGGCGTCAACCTCACCCGGCCGGCGATCGCGCGGCTGCTGGGCGCGGCGAAGCTCGAGATCGTCGGTGCGGGCGCCGACGCGAACGTCAAGCTCGAATACCTCTCAACGGGCAACGCCGAGACCATCCGCGCCGACATCCTGAGGCTCGCCTCGGGACGGCGCCTCGCCGAGTCCCGCGCCGCGACCGGGGGAGGGGGAGGCCGTCCGGCCGTCACCGACACGGTCGCGCGCGGCATCAGCGGCCTCATCGACGGCGACGACTCCGACGCCGACGAGCCCGCCTCGGTGGTGCGCATCCCGGCGGGGCGCCTCATCGGGTCGCAGGCCGCGAGCTGGGGCACCGTCATGATCCTCGCCGGCGCGACGGCGCTGGCCATCGCGCTCTCGCAGGGCGTCTTCTGGGTGCTCTTCGCCTACTTCCCGGCTCTTCTGGGCCTCGGCGCGTACTGGATCCGGACGATCGTGCGGTCGCTCCGCTACTCCATCGCACCGACGCGCGACGGGGTGCGGGTCACGTTCGGCCTGTTCACCACGGTGTCGGAGATCCTGCCCCCCGGCCGGATCCACGCCGTGGAGGTGTCGCAGTCGATCTTCTGGCGCGGCTTCGGCTGGTGGACGGTTCGCATCAACCGCATGACCGGTCGCAGCGCCGCCGACACCACGACCGACCAGTTCACGACGGTGCTGCCGGTCGGCACGCTCGCCGACGTCGAGCGCGTCCTCGGACTCATCCTCCCGGCGGTCAGCGAGGCCGAGCGCGCCGCCATCATGAGCGAGGGCATCCGCGGGAGCGGGAGCGGGAGCGGCGGTTACGTCACGACGCCGGGGCGCGCCCGGATCCTCCGACCGCTGTCGTGGCGCCGGAACGGTCTGGCCGTCGACGGCGACCTGCTGCTGCTGCGCCGCGGCATCGTGTGGCGCCGGCTCGCCGTGCTCCCGCTGGCGAGGATGCAGTCGATGGCCCTGCAGCAGGGGCCGATCGATCGGGCGCTGCGCGTGGCCACCCTGCGTGCCCACACCGTCACCGGCCCCGTGATCGCCTCGGTGACCGGAATCGACCGGGACGATGCGATCGCCTCGTTCGAGCGCGTCGCCGCGGTCGCCGTCTCGGCCGCCGCTTCCGACCGGTCGCACCGGTGGGCCGAGGAGTCCGCGTCGCCGGAGTCCGTCCCGCCGCCACCGGCCCGCGCCACCGCTCTTCCGCCCGGTGCGGTCCCGCCGCCGCCCTACGTCCCGCCGACGCCGACGCCACCCGCGCCCGCCGCCGATCCGGCGCCTGCTCCCCGCCCGGCGGAGGGCGCGACCGACGGCTCGGGGCCGGACCGATGA
- a CDS encoding PH domain-containing protein, protein MTTSPDHPSPTPLPPTTEAAAPGAIEQTLDAGTYDRIVEPRSAGRLALEQGVWHQISRKYLVVQLIGNAIWLAVIVAVALVLVFALDQTWAIWPGLALSAATIAGMAILPRQVRSIGYQLREDDLVFRRGILWQRMVAVPYGRMQLVDITHGPLDRGFGIAQLKFVTAAAATGVVIPGLTQQAADALRDHLMSVAESRRTGL, encoded by the coding sequence ATGACGACCAGCCCGGACCACCCGAGCCCGACGCCACTCCCTCCCACCACTGAGGCCGCGGCCCCGGGGGCGATCGAGCAGACGCTCGACGCGGGGACGTACGACCGGATCGTCGAGCCCCGCAGCGCCGGCCGCCTCGCCCTCGAGCAGGGGGTGTGGCACCAGATCTCGCGCAAGTACCTCGTCGTGCAGCTCATCGGCAACGCGATCTGGCTGGCGGTCATCGTGGCCGTGGCGCTCGTGCTCGTCTTCGCGCTCGACCAGACCTGGGCGATCTGGCCGGGTCTCGCGCTGTCGGCGGCGACGATCGCGGGCATGGCGATCCTCCCGCGGCAGGTCCGCTCCATCGGGTACCAGCTGCGCGAGGACGACCTCGTGTTCCGGCGCGGCATCCTCTGGCAGCGCATGGTGGCGGTGCCGTACGGCCGCATGCAGCTCGTCGACATCACCCACGGCCCGCTCGACCGGGGCTTCGGCATCGCGCAGCTGAAGTTCGTCACCGCCGCCGCCGCGACCGGTGTCGTGATCCCGGGACTCACCCAGCAGGCGGCGGATGCGCTGCGCGACCACCTCATGTCGGTCGCCGAGTCGCGGCGGACCGGACTGTGA
- a CDS encoding DUF3180 domain-containing protein gives MRRTSPTALVIAVVIGLAVGFVIDQALTASGRPTFTPSIMLPILFVLLGVALIVLALPIRRATRGMAPPVDPFRAVRVAMLAKASSIVGALVGGIGGGLLVFLLTRPVPPSVGSSGAVTATIAGAVVLIAAGVIAEQLCTIRKDDDDDQPGPPEPDATPSHH, from the coding sequence GTGAGACGCACCTCTCCTACGGCCCTCGTCATCGCCGTCGTGATCGGCCTGGCCGTCGGCTTCGTCATCGACCAGGCGCTCACCGCGTCGGGGCGGCCGACCTTCACGCCGTCGATCATGCTGCCGATCCTGTTCGTGCTCCTCGGAGTCGCCCTCATCGTGCTCGCGCTGCCGATCCGACGGGCCACGCGCGGCATGGCGCCGCCGGTCGATCCCTTCCGCGCGGTCCGGGTGGCAATGCTCGCGAAGGCATCGAGCATCGTGGGCGCGCTCGTCGGCGGTATCGGCGGCGGTCTGCTGGTCTTCCTCCTCACGCGTCCGGTGCCCCCCTCAGTAGGCTCGTCAGGAGCGGTCACCGCGACGATCGCCGGAGCGGTCGTGCTCATCGCGGCGGGCGTGATCGCAGAGCAGCTCTGCACCATTCGGAAGGACGACGATGACGACCAGCCCGGACCACCCGAGCCCGACGCCACTCCCTCCCACCACTGA
- the folK gene encoding 2-amino-4-hydroxy-6-hydroxymethyldihydropteridine diphosphokinase has protein sequence MSRRLAQDAPQPRPASAKPAQRAVVALGANLGDRAATLAGALADLDRLPLSRVVRAAEPIETVALTLTGPDAAAPAYLNTVALVDTRLAPSVLLGYLHAIEERHGRAPRSAAQPRWQDRTLDLDLIVHGDVVCDTPALTLPHPRAFERDFVLAPWLAVDPDAELPGHGRVDALAAARRGIRSTGEAP, from the coding sequence ATGAGCCGCCGCCTCGCCCAGGACGCACCGCAGCCGCGCCCGGCATCCGCGAAGCCCGCGCAGCGCGCCGTCGTGGCGCTCGGCGCGAACCTCGGCGACCGGGCCGCGACCCTCGCGGGCGCCCTCGCCGACCTCGACCGGCTGCCGCTGTCGCGCGTCGTGCGCGCAGCCGAACCGATCGAGACGGTCGCCCTCACCCTGACCGGACCGGATGCCGCCGCGCCGGCGTACCTCAACACCGTCGCCCTCGTCGACACCCGGCTGGCACCGAGCGTGCTGCTGGGCTATCTGCACGCGATCGAGGAGCGGCACGGCCGTGCGCCGCGGTCGGCCGCTCAGCCGCGCTGGCAGGACCGCACCCTCGACCTCGATCTGATCGTGCACGGGGACGTCGTCTGCGACACCCCCGCGCTCACGCTGCCGCATCCCCGCGCCTTCGAGCGCGACTTCGTGCTCGCCCCGTGGCTCGCCGTCGACCCCGACGCGGAGCTCCCGGGACACGGCCGTGTCGACGCGCTCGCCGCGGCACGGCGCGGCATCCGATCGACGGGAGAGGCGCCGTGA
- the folB gene encoding dihydroneopterin aldolase: MSDRITLTGIRAVGHHGVYEHERRDGQEFVADVELELSLADAAASDDVADTVHYGELAERVVAILAGEPAGLLETVADRIVRAALAFERVDAASVTVHKPQAPIAVPFGDVSVTLTRRREPR; encoded by the coding sequence ATGAGCGATCGGATCACCCTCACCGGCATCCGCGCCGTCGGTCACCACGGCGTCTACGAGCACGAGCGCCGCGACGGGCAGGAGTTCGTCGCCGACGTCGAGCTCGAGCTGTCGCTGGCCGACGCCGCCGCGAGCGACGACGTCGCCGACACCGTGCACTACGGCGAGCTCGCGGAGCGGGTCGTCGCGATCCTCGCGGGAGAGCCGGCAGGCCTGCTCGAGACGGTGGCCGATCGCATCGTGCGCGCGGCGCTCGCGTTCGAGCGGGTGGATGCCGCATCCGTCACGGTGCACAAGCCCCAGGCGCCCATCGCGGTGCCGTTCGGCGACGTGAGCGTGACCCTCACCCGACGACGGGAGCCCCGATGA
- the folP gene encoding dihydropteroate synthase — MTVIMGILNTTPDSFSDGGRYLDADAAVAHAAALRAAGAGIIDVGGESTRPGAERVAPEVERERVLPVIEALAARGVVVSIDTMNAATAAAGVAAGARIVNDVSGGLADPDMFAAVAATDADIVIGHWRGHSADMYAAARYDDLVAEVVTELQDRVGAAATAGIAPSRIVLDPGVGFGKRGDQNWTVLRDLDRIVGLGKRVLVGTSRKGFLRDALGDEPGLHRRDAATAVTSVLAADAGAWGVRVHDVAATRDALAVRRLWRDGGA, encoded by the coding sequence GTGACGGTCATCATGGGCATCCTCAACACCACGCCGGACTCGTTCAGCGACGGCGGCCGCTACCTCGATGCGGATGCCGCGGTGGCCCACGCCGCCGCGCTGCGGGCCGCGGGCGCCGGCATCATCGACGTCGGCGGCGAATCGACCCGCCCGGGTGCCGAGCGCGTCGCGCCCGAGGTCGAGCGCGAGCGTGTGCTGCCGGTGATCGAGGCGCTCGCCGCCCGGGGCGTCGTCGTGAGCATCGACACGATGAACGCCGCGACCGCCGCGGCCGGTGTCGCCGCCGGCGCCCGCATCGTCAACGACGTGTCGGGCGGTCTGGCCGACCCCGACATGTTCGCCGCGGTCGCAGCGACCGACGCCGACATCGTCATCGGACACTGGCGCGGTCACTCGGCCGACATGTACGCGGCGGCACGGTACGACGACCTCGTCGCCGAGGTCGTCACGGAGCTCCAGGACCGCGTGGGCGCCGCCGCCACGGCGGGCATCGCCCCGTCGCGCATCGTGCTCGACCCCGGTGTCGGCTTCGGCAAGCGCGGCGATCAGAACTGGACGGTGCTGCGCGACCTCGACCGCATCGTGGGACTCGGCAAGCGCGTGCTCGTCGGCACCAGCCGCAAGGGCTTCCTGCGCGACGCCCTCGGCGACGAGCCCGGCCTGCACCGACGGGATGCCGCGACGGCCGTCACCAGCGTGCTGGCCGCGGACGCGGGGGCGTGGGGCGTGCGCGTGCACGACGTCGCCGCGACCCGCGACGCACTCGCCGTGCGGCGACTGTGGCGGGACGGTGGCGCATGA
- the folE gene encoding GTP cyclohydrolase I: MAVDRERVAALVRDLLEAIGEDPDRPGLKQTPQRVADAYTEFFSGVGADPAEPLAHIISIARGPAPDTLPSGAVMLRGIRFRSFCEHHLLPFAGHAHIAYLPGEQVVGLGALPRVVDILAARPQVQERLGEQIADTIAAALDARGVLVVLDAAHDCVTMRGGRQTDATTVTVAARGAFTDPAARAELVSLISGGAS, translated from the coding sequence GTGGCCGTCGATCGCGAACGCGTCGCCGCCCTCGTGCGCGACCTGCTCGAGGCGATCGGGGAGGATCCCGATCGTCCCGGGCTCAAGCAGACCCCGCAGCGGGTCGCCGACGCCTACACCGAGTTCTTCTCGGGTGTGGGCGCCGACCCTGCCGAGCCCCTCGCGCACATCATCTCGATCGCGCGCGGACCCGCCCCCGACACGCTGCCGTCGGGGGCCGTGATGCTGCGCGGCATCCGCTTCCGTTCGTTCTGCGAGCACCACCTGCTGCCGTTCGCCGGGCACGCGCACATCGCCTACCTCCCCGGCGAGCAGGTCGTGGGCCTCGGGGCCCTGCCCCGGGTGGTCGACATCCTCGCCGCGCGTCCGCAGGTGCAGGAGCGGCTCGGCGAGCAGATCGCCGACACGATCGCCGCGGCTCTCGACGCCCGCGGCGTCCTGGTGGTGCTCGATGCCGCCCACGACTGCGTGACGATGCGCGGCGGCCGTCAGACCGACGCGACGACCGTCACCGTCGCCGCCCGCGGCGCCTTCACCGATCCGGCCGCGCGGGCCGAGCTCGTGTCGCTCATCTCGGGCGGTGCGTCGTGA